The bacterium genome segment ATAGCCAGGATGGATTTGATAATAAGTAAATCCACTGAATTGGGTGTAACAAGAATAATTCCAGTTAAAACACAGAGGTCATTGATAAATTTAAAAAACGAATCGACAAAACTCACACGGTGGCAAAAAATAGCTAAATCCTCCTCATCTCAATGTCAACGATGTATAATCCCTATAATTTATCCGGTAACTAATCTCAAAACCTCATTAGAGTTAATAAAAGAAGTTGATTTAGGGTTAATTTTATATGAGAATGCAAAAACACCCTTACGAGAAGTTTTTCTCAATAGAGATGTTACCTTACTAAAAAAGATTGCTGTTTTTGTTGGTCCAGAAGGAGGATTTACTGAGGAGGAAATAACCGCAGTCCAAATTAGAGGAATTATTC includes the following:
- a CDS encoding 16S rRNA (uracil(1498)-N(3))-methyltransferase — its product is MMHRRFFVNPESIVKNNVDIVDKDDIHHLKNVLRLKEKDKIIALDGLGNEYHATIISIAADKVKTNIVEKIIHPPQKVELTLLQALPRIARMDLIISKSTELGVTRIIPVKTQRSLINLKNESTKLTRWQKIAKSSSSQCQRCIIPIIYPVTNLKTSLELIKEVDLGLILYENAKTPLREVFLNRDVTLLKKIAVFVGPEGGFTEEEITAVQIRGIIPVSLGTNILRCESASIVTESIILYELGMIG